One window of the Amycolatopsis mediterranei genome contains the following:
- a CDS encoding MerR family transcriptional regulator, with the protein MFSIGDFARHGRVSVRMLRHYDALGLLRPARVDPATGYRSYTAGQLARLNRIVALKDLGFTLEQVATLLADEVTVEQVRGMLALRRAELEAALAEGAARLAQVEARLRTIEAEGRPPAHDVVVKELPGMRVVELTGVAAGFAPEAIGPVVHPLCAELGRRLPQADVTPAGRLTCYYEQRAEDEVIVHAAIPASVGGGDLNGLAVADLPAVRAATLVHRGAIDGVLPSWQAVVRWIDDHGCRSAGPQREAYLDCPEDPAGWVTELQEPIG; encoded by the coding sequence GTGTTCTCGATCGGTGACTTCGCCCGCCACGGCCGGGTTTCGGTCCGGATGCTGCGCCACTACGACGCGCTCGGCCTGCTGCGCCCGGCGCGCGTCGACCCCGCGACCGGCTACCGCAGCTACACCGCGGGCCAGCTCGCGCGGCTCAACCGGATCGTCGCGCTGAAGGACCTCGGGTTCACGCTGGAGCAGGTGGCCACGCTGCTGGCGGACGAGGTCACGGTCGAGCAGGTGCGCGGCATGCTGGCGCTGCGGCGCGCGGAGCTGGAAGCCGCGCTGGCCGAAGGCGCGGCCCGGCTGGCGCAGGTCGAAGCGCGGCTGCGGACCATCGAGGCGGAAGGCCGGCCACCGGCCCACGACGTCGTCGTCAAGGAGCTGCCCGGCATGCGGGTGGTGGAGCTGACGGGGGTCGCGGCGGGGTTCGCGCCGGAGGCGATCGGGCCGGTCGTCCACCCGCTGTGCGCGGAGCTCGGCCGCCGCCTACCGCAGGCGGACGTCACGCCGGCCGGCCGGCTGACCTGTTACTACGAGCAGCGCGCGGAGGACGAGGTCATCGTGCACGCCGCGATCCCGGCGTCGGTCGGCGGCGGCGATCTCAACGGCCTGGCGGTGGCGGACCTGCCGGCCGTCCGCGCGGCGACGCTCGTCCACCGCGGCGCGATCGACGGCGTCCTGCCCAGCTGGCAGGCGGTGGTGCGCTGGATCGACGACCACGGCTGCCGGTCGGCCGGGCCGCAGCGGGAGGCGTACCTGGACTGCCCGGAGGATCCGGCGGGCTGGGTGACGGAGCTGCAGGAGCCGATCGGCTAG
- a CDS encoding ArsR/SmtB family transcription factor, protein MHASLPEFDMPTEEQVHLAAESFRLLADPTRIKVLWALLQGESSVACLAELAGAAPTAVSQHLAKLRLAGLVKGRREGTFVYYSAADNHVRGLLAQALHHAEHVDRDLPTGEHAHRPA, encoded by the coding sequence ATGCACGCGTCGCTGCCGGAGTTCGACATGCCCACCGAAGAGCAGGTCCACCTGGCCGCGGAGTCCTTCCGGCTGCTCGCCGACCCGACCCGCATCAAGGTGCTTTGGGCGCTGCTGCAGGGGGAATCCTCGGTGGCCTGCCTGGCCGAACTGGCGGGCGCCGCCCCGACCGCGGTCAGCCAGCACCTGGCCAAACTGCGGCTGGCGGGCCTGGTGAAGGGCCGCCGCGAAGGAACGTTCGTGTACTACTCGGCGGCCGACAACCACGTGCGCGGCCTGCTGGCCCAGGCCCTGCACCACGCGGAGCACGTCGACCGCGACCTCCCCACGGGCGAGCACGCCCATCGCCCGGCCTAG
- a CDS encoding cation diffusion facilitator family transporter: MPRHGHSKWRPHSHDSADRVDHALETSRRGVRALVWSFAALSLTAVAQLVLVLVTGSVALLGDTIHNFADALTAVPLGVAFLLGRRAATRRYTYGLGRAEDLAGVVVVLVVAASAAIAGYESVVRLLDPRPVAHPWVVAVAGVIGFAGNELVARYRIKVGREIGSAALVADGLHARTDGFTSLAVVAGAAGVAFGFPAADPIVGLVITVAILFVLRDAAKEVFRRLLDAVDPASVELAERTARAVDGVLGARDLRMRWIGHHLRAELAVTVAADLTVEAAHALAHEVEHRLLHTIPRLTAVVVHTEPATGAERAHEAVAHHH; encoded by the coding sequence ATGCCGAGACACGGACACTCGAAGTGGCGGCCGCACAGCCACGACAGCGCCGACCGAGTCGACCACGCCCTCGAAACCAGCCGGCGCGGCGTGCGCGCGCTCGTGTGGTCGTTCGCCGCGCTCTCCTTGACCGCCGTCGCGCAGCTGGTGCTCGTGCTGGTCACCGGCTCGGTGGCGCTGCTGGGCGACACCATCCACAACTTCGCCGACGCGCTGACCGCCGTCCCGCTCGGCGTCGCGTTCCTGCTCGGCCGCCGCGCCGCGACCCGCCGCTACACCTACGGTCTCGGTCGCGCCGAAGACCTGGCCGGCGTGGTGGTCGTGCTCGTCGTCGCGGCTTCGGCGGCGATCGCCGGCTACGAATCGGTGGTGCGGCTGCTCGATCCGCGGCCCGTCGCGCACCCGTGGGTGGTCGCCGTGGCCGGCGTGATCGGCTTCGCCGGCAACGAACTCGTGGCGCGGTACCGGATCAAGGTCGGCCGCGAGATCGGTTCGGCCGCGCTGGTCGCCGACGGGCTGCACGCCCGCACGGACGGCTTCACGTCGTTGGCGGTCGTCGCCGGCGCGGCGGGCGTCGCGTTCGGCTTTCCCGCGGCGGATCCGATCGTCGGGCTGGTGATCACGGTCGCGATCCTGTTCGTCTTGCGCGACGCAGCGAAAGAGGTGTTCCGGCGGCTGCTGGACGCCGTCGACCCGGCGTCGGTCGAGCTGGCCGAACGGACGGCCCGGGCGGTCGACGGCGTGCTCGGCGCCCGTGACCTCCGGATGCGCTGGATCGGGCACCACCTGCGGGCCGAGCTGGCGGTGACGGTGGCGGCGGACCTCACCGTCGAGGCCGCCCACGCGCTGGCGCACGAGGTGGAACACCGGCTGCTGCACACGATCCCCCGGTTGACCGCGGTGGTGGTCCACACCGAACCGGCCACCGGGGCCGAGCGCGCGCACGAGGCCGTCGCCCATCACCACTGA
- a CDS encoding MFS transporter — MTVPPRPRAARFATFMFFGLNGFAMGMWVVHIPNIERATGISHSTLGALLLVLGGAAFAGMQVAGPLVDRLGHRRLVPAAGILLGLAVCGPGFASSWWALGLSLIFFGFGNGAIDVGMNSHAVIVERAYPRPIMAAFHAMWSIGGAIAAVIGAGTLKAGVPTGVTLTGTGLLCVLLSVLSARFLMEPADAPAAASSDTASADAAGPVRRTPGRTVWLLGLLALALMLSEGVANDWAALHMEKVLGTSASTAALAYGAFAVAMTTGRFLTDRVAAWAGPAAIVRYGATLAAVGLTTAAAAPWVPVSLVGWALFGLGLSGGVPQLFTAAGNLDTRASGALMARVVGLGYVGLLAGPALIGGLTRWMPLNVTFGVPVLLCVLAAVFAGVLSPKPEPAEQPVG; from the coding sequence ATGACCGTCCCGCCCCGCCCGCGCGCCGCCCGGTTCGCGACCTTCATGTTCTTCGGCCTCAACGGGTTCGCCATGGGCATGTGGGTGGTGCACATCCCGAACATCGAGCGTGCAACGGGCATCTCGCACAGCACGCTGGGCGCGCTGCTGCTGGTGCTCGGCGGCGCCGCGTTCGCCGGCATGCAGGTGGCCGGCCCGCTCGTCGACCGGCTCGGGCACCGGCGGCTCGTCCCCGCCGCCGGGATCCTGCTCGGCCTCGCGGTGTGCGGGCCGGGGTTCGCGAGCTCGTGGTGGGCATTGGGCCTGTCGCTGATCTTCTTCGGCTTCGGCAACGGCGCGATCGACGTCGGGATGAACTCCCACGCGGTCATCGTCGAGCGGGCCTACCCGCGCCCGATCATGGCGGCCTTCCACGCGATGTGGTCGATCGGCGGCGCGATCGCGGCGGTCATCGGCGCGGGGACGCTGAAGGCGGGCGTGCCCACCGGGGTGACGCTGACCGGCACGGGCCTGCTGTGCGTGCTGCTTTCCGTGCTGTCGGCGCGATTCCTGATGGAGCCCGCCGACGCCCCTGCCGCCGCTTCTTCCGACACCGCCTCTGCTGACGCCGCCGGGCCGGTGCGCCGGACCCCGGGCCGCACGGTCTGGCTGCTCGGCCTGCTGGCGCTCGCGCTGATGCTGTCCGAGGGCGTCGCGAACGACTGGGCCGCGCTGCACATGGAAAAGGTGCTCGGTACTTCGGCGTCCACGGCGGCGCTGGCGTACGGCGCGTTCGCGGTGGCGATGACGACCGGCCGCTTCCTGACCGACCGCGTCGCGGCCTGGGCGGGCCCGGCGGCGATCGTCCGATATGGAGCGACGTTGGCGGCGGTGGGCCTGACGACGGCCGCGGCGGCCCCGTGGGTACCGGTGTCCCTGGTGGGCTGGGCGCTGTTCGGCCTGGGCCTTTCGGGCGGTGTCCCGCAGCTGTTCACGGCGGCGGGCAACCTGGACACGCGGGCTTCGGGCGCGTTGATGGCCCGGGTGGTCGGCCTCGGCTACGTCGGCCTGCTGGCCGGTCCGGCGCTGATCGGCGGGCTGACCCGGTGGATGCCGTTGAACGTGACCTTCGGGGTGCCGGTGCTGCTGTGCGTGCTGGCGGCGGTGTTCGCCGGCGTGCTGAGCCCGAAGCCGGAACCGGCGGAGCAGCCGGTCGGCTGA
- a CDS encoding DeoR/GlpR family DNA-binding transcription regulator: MKSAERQRVIVERLRDADQVGVAELAEATGASEMTVRRDLDHLASRGVLRRVHGGAVPASPSGVEPPFAARATAAIAAKRAIAAAAAELIRDGETVVLDSGTTALELARLLRGRPITVMPLSLHAVRELADDPDVRLLLPGGEPRPGEQALVGPLTLASLRALRFDVAVLSPCAFGLDSGLTAFDLGDAEVKQAALDVAARAIVLADGAKWGRAALARICPADRADVVITDPGAPEDQRAALAERGVLVHVAVPWESR; this comes from the coding sequence GTGAAGAGCGCGGAACGGCAACGGGTGATCGTGGAACGGCTGCGGGACGCCGACCAGGTGGGCGTCGCCGAGCTGGCCGAAGCGACCGGCGCATCGGAGATGACCGTCCGCCGCGACCTCGACCACCTGGCGTCCCGGGGCGTGCTGCGCCGGGTGCACGGCGGCGCGGTCCCGGCGTCGCCGTCGGGGGTCGAACCTCCGTTCGCGGCCCGCGCGACGGCTGCGATCGCGGCGAAGCGGGCCATCGCCGCCGCGGCGGCGGAGCTGATCCGCGACGGCGAGACGGTCGTGCTCGACAGCGGCACGACGGCGCTGGAGCTGGCGCGGCTGCTGCGCGGGCGCCCGATCACCGTGATGCCGCTGTCCCTGCACGCGGTCCGCGAGCTGGCCGACGACCCGGACGTCCGGCTGCTGCTGCCCGGCGGCGAACCGCGGCCGGGGGAGCAGGCCCTGGTGGGCCCGCTGACGCTGGCGTCGCTGCGGGCCCTGCGGTTCGACGTCGCCGTGCTCAGCCCCTGCGCGTTCGGCCTCGACTCCGGGCTCACCGCCTTCGACCTGGGCGACGCCGAGGTCAAGCAGGCCGCCCTCGACGTCGCGGCGCGGGCGATCGTGCTCGCCGACGGCGCCAAGTGGGGCCGGGCCGCGCTCGCCCGCATCTGTCCCGCCGACCGCGCCGACGTGGTGATCACCGACCCCGGCGCGCCGGAAGACCAGCGTGCCGCGCTGGCCGAGCGTGGCGTGCTCGTGCACGTCGCCGTCCCTTGGGAGAGCCGATGA